Genomic DNA from Equus caballus isolate H_3958 breed thoroughbred chromosome 10, TB-T2T, whole genome shotgun sequence:
TATGAACTTACCTCCCAAACAATCTTGCTCACGTTTCACCTCCCATTGCATCTGTCCCACCATCCAGGCACATCCTCAGTCCCTCCACAGACTCCCACAGTCCTGTCTTCCTCATTGGATCAGTCTGGACCACGCCAGGCTGTGAATCTCTCTCTAgatcccctccctctcctgcatGTTACCAGGACACACATAAAACTCACCAGTGACTCAGCCCCAAAGCCCAAGAGCACTGAGTGTTTAGGGAGGAAGTGGCTCCACTGGGTGGGGAGCATCTTATGGGCAtaggtcatctcccttcttgtCTCCAGCCTCCCCAACACAAAGATGCTCACTGTTtggagaatggatgaatgaatgaatgaataaatggctgTTGCCCTGACCTCATCTAGgatcccttttttccttctgacCCAGGTGTTCAAACAGACCCTACAGAATCCTACATCTGGCAGGACTGACCACCTGGGCTCTAGATGAGGCTGTGATGTCTGGGGTCAGGGAGGAGCTGACAAGCTCCCTGGTGTAGACAACAGGGCTTAGAAGCACATGAGATGGGAGGACCTTAGAGTCTCTCTGTGTCCCATACCTCAGATGTCCTCAGAGGTCCTAGTTCAGTCTCCTGTGCTGGAGAGAAGCCCTGAGATGGGGGTAGGACATGGTGCCTGTTACTTGTCTGCTCCCCTCTGGGCTGGTCAGGGCGTCTGGGCTGTCAGGTGTCTTCTCCCTCTGTGCAGAGGACGTACTCAAGCCTGcaatttctcttctgtgaaaggTCGAAGCCGCAGGCTCCACCCCAGCTTGCTGATAACCACACAGCTGCCCTGGCCTCCAAGTGGGGAGAGGCTGATAAGCTGGTGCTGAGATAATGTGGATGATCCTCTGCAGcccagagatgctgctgctgctgcagccacAGCTGTGAGGGTAACAGGTCTGAGGCAGAGATTTCCCGGTTGGGCTGCAGTCAGAGACTCTGTCCTGCAGTGGTCCCTGGAGGATGGTGCAGGACAGTCTGTTACCTTCAGTCAGTGACCATGAAGGAAGGCCTGCCTGTGCATCTTATCCCATTCTCCAATCCACCCACGGATGTTCTGGAACCGACTTTAGCCCACTCAACACCCGCCTTCCAATCCTTGAGTTGGCCAACAGACACCTAATCCCCTTCTCGCCACAGATACTACCAAAACCTGGAAGAGAGAATCTGGGGCCAACTCAACCTCCTCGGGGAACAAGGGGCCCACTGttgctctctgagcttcaggtttTCCAAGATGTTGGAAAGTGGGAAGACTTTAGGATAAAGAAATATTATGTGAAATACGACTTCCAATATATGACACTGTCTCTGAAGGTGACAAGTAGCCAGGGGTCCCAGGAGAGAACCCTAGAGACAGGAACACACCTGCTCCTTAtccagtgggggtgggaggtgatcAGGACCCTGGGGCTGAGAGAGGGGGCACCGATGTGGAGGTTACCCCCAGGATCACACTCTGGGATCTGAgtgtttctctcctctccagcttGTACCAGATACCCCACCACCTTCATCTGAAGTGCAACCATCTTGGAGCCTAAATAGCACTATGTCAGCTGCTTGTGTAAGAGGATGCTTCTCCCTCCTACTGGGTCCCAAGCCCCCCGCCCCATTCCTAAGTACCTACCCATATGGTAGGGTCAAGGTCATGAGCCCAGCCCTGCTTGCCTGGTGAGCTTCCTAGGGGGTGGTAGGTCTATGGATAGACTCATTGGAGGAGTTCAGCCCAAAGACAaaaaattatgtgatttttcaGGCCTGATCACAGGCAAATAGAAAGGCTTTTCCTGGCTGTCCTCATGGGGAAGCCGTCCTCCACGCACTCTTGACTCTCCAGGAGCTGGACTGCTGGGACCTGCTTCTCCAGTGCATATGATTTTGCACAAGCCCAGAAGGCAGGACTTAGGGGCTCTTGTCCTTCCTTGTTGTCTTACTTGGGCAAACTCCTTGCCTGCCTGAGCTTCACGGTCCATCTGTCACATGCAGAAATGGGCCGTAGGTGATCTTAAATGGGGAGTCACAGTTGACTTTGTGGTCTGAAGTTTCCTTTTCTGAGCTTGTGGCCCTTGGTTCTTGCCACAGTCTTCCTGTCTAAGCTTCCTCTGCCCTCCTATATCTGaaactttctcttctctctctgagaGGGACCCCAGAAGGCAGGCTGTCCCAGGGCATGAGGACAGGATGTcgctgcagctgctgctgttgctgcctgTGCTGTGGGGAGGTGAGTGGTCAAGGGGAGGAGGGAACCCCACTCTGGGGAGGCCCTGGAGCTTCAGGCtgagtttctctttctcccagtGCCCACAGTTCAGGGTCAGAGCTACCCGCTGGAGCCACCTATGTCCCTGACAGTGCAGGAGGGCCTGTGTGTCGTCGTGCCCTGCAAATTTTCCTATCCGTGGACGACCCTTGGAACGCTCTACATGTTTTGGATCCGGAAAGGGGTGGATAGAAACCGTGATTCTTTGGTGGCTACAAACAAACCAAACCGGAAGCTGCACGAGAGCACCCAGGGCCGGTTCTTCCTCCTCGGAGACACCCAGGCCCGGAACTGCTCCATGAGCATCAGAGACGTCAACCTGGGGGACAGCGGGACTTACTTCTTTCGTACGGAGGACTCCATTAGGGAATACCCATATCTAGATAAGACGTTCTCTCTGAATGTGACAGGTATGGTGGTGGCCCAGGGAAAAGCCCCAGAGGGTGGGGCACTGGAAATAGAATAATGAAGGTTCTGTTCTTCCTGAGGTTAGGATGGGGTGGAGATAGTCATGAAAAGACCCTGGGCAGGCTGAAAACACGCTGAGGGGACCCAacctcctctctgttctctccaGCCCTGATCCACAGGCCACACATCCATATCTCGGGGTCCCTGGAGTCCGGCCGACCCAGAAATCttacctgctctgtgccctgggcctGTGAGCAGGGCACTCCCCCCATCTTCTCTTGGACATCAGCTGCCCTCATCTCTCTCGGACCCAGGACCCTCCTTTCATCAGTTCTTACCCTTACCCCACGGCCCCAGGACAATGGCACCAACCTCACCTGTCAGGTGAAGTTCCCTGCTGCTGGTGTGACTGTGGAAATGACCATCCAGCTCAACGTCACCTGTGAGTGCTGGGCCAGGACACCCGGATCCCTGAGGGGGTAgagccagggcagagctggggcagggctTGATGCTGGGGTCCTGCTAGTCCTACAGGAAAGGATCCTCCTTTATCTGTTTCCATGGGTCCTGGGGGGAAAGGCCCAATACCCACCCAGCTGTCACCAGGGATGTTGAGGCTGCTACATCCTTCTGTCCCAGATGCTCCACAGAACATGGCCATCAGCATCTCCCAAGGAAACAGCACAGGTAGGAAAGAACCTCTTCTCTCCAGAGCTGAGATGGATGTAGGGTCTAGCTGGATCTAGTACTCCAATTGACCGGGGACCAAGTGAGAGAAAAGTGAGAAGCCAGCTACTGATGTCAGAGGTGGGGTGAGCACAAGGGGAAAGCCCCCAGATACCCCAGCTCCCTGAAGTTAACCTTTTGCTCACCCCAGAAAGATACTTTTCTCTGGCCAAATCCAACAGAAGCTATCGCATCCCTCTAGGTTCACCCTCCTTTCTGATGTTTCACCCCCTCCTTCTTCTGCAGACCCCTCATGACCCATCAACTGTTCACTATTTCCCTGTCCTGAGCCCTCTGTCCTCCATCTGCCTGACACTCTGAGCAGCTCCAGGGAAGTCGTCTGGACGTCTTCTGAAGGCCTGATGCCCGGTCCCCTCTTGTCCCCTCCTCAAAATTAGTGTGGAGTGAGATTTCCCCTTCGCgcactccatctctctctgtctttgtctctttctctgcatttctctTCCCAAAGCCTTCAAGATCCTGCATAACATGTCAACTCTTCCCGTCCTGGAGGGCCAGGCTGTGCGGCTGCTCTGTGTTGCTGACAGCAACCCCCCTGCAGAGCTGAGCTGGTTCCGGGGATCCCCAGCCCTCAACGCCACCCCCATCTCCACCAGCGCCGTCCTGGAGCTGCCTCACACGGGGAGTGCAGGAGACTTCACCTGCCTCGCTCGGCACGCGCTGGGCTCCCAAAATGTCTCTGTGAGCCTCTCCACAGTCTGTGAGTGTGGGGACCCCTGGGGCAGGAAAGCTGGGTCCTGGGGAGGGGAGCGGCACTGCTgaccttctcctccctccccacagacCCCCCACAGCTGCTGGGACCCTCCTGCTCCTGGGAGGACGAGGGTCTGCACTGTGGCTGCTCCTCCCGAGCCCAGCCGGCCCCCTCCCTGCGCTGGCGGCTGGGGGAGCGTCTGCTGGAGGGGAACAGCAGCAACGCCTCCTTCACCATCACCTCCAGCTCCTCCGGGCCCTGGGCCAAgagctccctgagcctcagctgggGGCTCAGCTCCGGCCTCAGAGTCAGCTGTGAGGCCACAAATGTCCACGGGGCCCAGAGCGCCAGTGTCCTGCTGCTGCCAGGTCAGAGGTCGCCGAGGGGTGACGCCTTGGGAGTGAGGACCCCGGAACCTtgttttagtttcctagggctgcgcTAACAAAGTACCTCAGACAGGAGGTTAAAAAATGGAGATTTATcatgtcacagttctggaggccagaagcctgtgatcaaggtgtcagcagggctggttccctctGAGGCTGTGAGACTCTGTTCCAGACCTCTCCCTCAGCTTCTGCTGGTTTGCTGGCAATCGTTGGAGTTCCTTGCCATGTAGAAACATCACCCCAATCTCCATTTTTCAAGGTGTTCTCCCTGTCTGTTTgtaaatttcctgtttttaatgaGGACACAAGTTATATTGGATCAGGTCAagctaatgacctcattttaccatTACCGCTGtaaagatcctgtctccaaataaggtcatattctgaggtctGGGGCAGGGGATACAGTGAGGGGCGTGGATTtcaaatatgaattttgagggggaaaGAGTTTAACCCATAACAGCTCCAGAGAGATGGAGCTTGGAGGAGAGGAGCCCCAAGACCTGGACCGGAGTGGCTGAGGGTGTAAGTTCCTTAGTCCTGTGGCCAGGAGAAGGGGCTGGTCCAGGGTCTACAGGACAATGGAATGCAGAGCGACTGAGTCCTGTTTGAGGACTGGGTACACTCAGGGaacagacagagggagaagtgTACTGGGGTTCGAGTAAACACTAAAGTCAAATTATCTACAGGTAAACCAGAACCCAGGGCCAGGGTGTTCCTGGGAGCAGTTGGGGGAGCTGGCATCATGGccctgctttctctctgcctttttctcaTCTTCAGGTGAGAGTGGGCtccagggacagagggagaggcTTGGGGTGAGAAGGGAATAAGGTCTCAGAATCTCAAGAAACCTGAGCTGGAGGAACTGGACTGGTTGGAAAGCCAGGAGCCGGGGAAGGGAGGCTGAGCAGTGGTGGCATGAATCAGCCTGTAACCAACAGGGCCAAACATGCAGTCTTTTCCCAGCTCTTGGTCCAGCTCTTGGGTTGGGGGagcacctggagagaggccccacctcctcctaCCTCATTCAGCACTTCCATCGTCTTTACAGGGAGTAGAGGGTGGCCTGCCTACTCCGGGCCCTAAATAACCAGGCTGAAATGCCCGGGGCTGTTCCCTTAGAGTGAAGACCTGCAGGAAGAAGGCAGGCCAGCCAGTGCAGAGGGTGGACGACATGAATCCAGTCGAGGGCTCAGGCTCCGGGGTGAGTGAAGGAAGATGAGCTCCATTTAACATTATCCCTGGTGGATGCCTCTTGGGAATGGCCCTGGGGCATTTCCATA
This window encodes:
- the LOC100062855 gene encoding sialic acid-binding Ig-like lectin 6 isoform X2; the encoded protein is MSLQLLLLLPVLWGVPTVQGQSYPLEPPMSLTVQEGLCVVVPCKFSYPWTTLGTLYMFWIRKGVDRNRDSLVATNKPNRKLHESTQGRFFLLGDTQARNCSMSIRDVNLGDSGTYFFRTEDSIREYPYLDKTFSLNVTALIHRPHIHISGSLESGRPRNLTCSVPWACEQGTPPIFSWTSAALISLGPRTLLSSVLTLTPRPQDNGTNLTCQVKFPAAGVTVEMTIQLNVTSFKILHNMSTLPVLEGQAVRLLCVADSNPPAELSWFRGSPALNATPISTSAVLELPHTGSAGDFTCLARHALGSQNVSVSLSTVYPPQLLGPSCSWEDEGLHCGCSSRAQPAPSLRWRLGERLLEGNSSNASFTITSSSSGPWAKSSLSLSWGLSSGLRVSCEATNVHGAQSASVLLLPGKPEPRARVFLGAVGGAGIMALLSLCLFLIFRVKTCRKKAGQPVQRVDDMNPVEGSGSGAHQHQVRTDSPSDDPAAAGANPISREEQELNYAFLRFHKPQGQKGTNTEYAEIKTHKKQTRAEEAVSTELQPVGHHDRL
- the LOC100062855 gene encoding sialic acid-binding Ig-like lectin 6 isoform X1; this translates as MSLQLLLLLPVLWGVPTVQGQSYPLEPPMSLTVQEGLCVVVPCKFSYPWTTLGTLYMFWIRKGVDRNRDSLVATNKPNRKLHESTQGRFFLLGDTQARNCSMSIRDVNLGDSGTYFFRTEDSIREYPYLDKTFSLNVTALIHRPHIHISGSLESGRPRNLTCSVPWACEQGTPPIFSWTSAALISLGPRTLLSSVLTLTPRPQDNGTNLTCQVKFPAAGVTVEMTIQLNVTYAPQNMAISISQGNSTAFKILHNMSTLPVLEGQAVRLLCVADSNPPAELSWFRGSPALNATPISTSAVLELPHTGSAGDFTCLARHALGSQNVSVSLSTVYPPQLLGPSCSWEDEGLHCGCSSRAQPAPSLRWRLGERLLEGNSSNASFTITSSSSGPWAKSSLSLSWGLSSGLRVSCEATNVHGAQSASVLLLPGKPEPRARVFLGAVGGAGIMALLSLCLFLIFRVKTCRKKAGQPVQRVDDMNPVEGSGSGAHQHQVRTDSPSDDPAAAGANPISREEQELNYAFLRFHKPQGQKGTNTEYAEIKTHKKQTRAEEAVSTELQPVGHHDRL